In Fusobacterium canifelinum, a genomic segment contains:
- a CDS encoding efflux RND transporter periplasmic adaptor subunit: MKNIFKGKLKFIILLILIILGLIYYFTHRNKKEKIYINDYSYVEVKKTDEIGTLNLNGYIKANNPIGIFVDKKLKVKEVFIKNGDFVQKGQILMTFDDDETNKLNRNIEKERINLQKIQRDLKTTRELYKLGGASRDEVKNLEDSARVSQLNIDEYTEVLNKTATEVKSPVDGVVSNLKAQENYLVDTDSSLLEIIDSNDLRIIVEIPEYNSQSVKLGQSVKVRQDISDDDKIYDGEITKISRLSTISSLTSENVLEAEVKTKEVIPNLVPGFKIKAVLQLKAEEKNIIIPKIALQSENGKYFVFTFDNKNTVKRKEVAIKNIAGDNIIITSGLNVGERLILTPDNRLFDGLILTEGDSPNSNGGEDSIPADETVAVEK, translated from the coding sequence GTGAAAAATATATTTAAAGGGAAATTAAAATTTATAATACTTTTAATATTAATTATTCTGGGTTTAATCTATTATTTTACTCATAGGAATAAAAAAGAAAAAATTTATATTAATGATTATTCATATGTGGAAGTTAAAAAAACTGATGAAATTGGAACTCTTAATCTAAATGGTTATATAAAAGCTAATAATCCAATAGGAATATTTGTTGATAAAAAATTAAAAGTTAAAGAAGTTTTTATAAAAAATGGAGATTTTGTTCAAAAAGGACAAATACTTATGACTTTTGATGATGATGAAACAAATAAATTAAATAGAAATATTGAAAAAGAAAGAATTAATTTACAAAAAATACAAAGAGATTTAAAGACTACAAGAGAACTATATAAACTTGGTGGAGCAAGTAGAGATGAAGTAAAAAATTTAGAAGATAGTGCCAGAGTATCTCAATTAAATATTGATGAGTATACAGAAGTTTTAAATAAAACTGCAACAGAAGTTAAAAGTCCTGTTGATGGAGTTGTATCAAATTTAAAAGCTCAAGAAAATTATTTGGTTGATACTGATTCTTCACTTTTAGAAATAATAGATTCTAATGATTTAAGAATTATAGTTGAAATACCTGAATATAATTCTCAATCTGTAAAATTAGGACAAAGTGTAAAAGTTAGACAAGATATTTCAGATGATGACAAAATATATGATGGAGAAATTACTAAAATTTCAAGACTTTCTACAATTTCAAGTTTGACATCAGAAAATGTTTTAGAAGCTGAAGTGAAAACTAAGGAAGTTATCCCAAATTTAGTTCCAGGTTTCAAAATAAAAGCAGTTTTACAATTAAAAGCTGAAGAAAAAAATATAATAATACCTAAGATTGCCCTTCAAAGTGAAAATGGAAAATATTTTGTTTTCACTTTTGATAATAAAAATACTGTCAAAAGAAAAGAGGTTGCCATAAAAAATATTGCAGGTGATAATATTATAATTACATCAGGTTTAAATGTTGGAGAAAGATTGATTTTAACTCCTGATAATAGACTATTTGATGGACTGATACTTACTGAGGGAGATAGTCCTAATTCAAATGGAGGAGAAGATTCTATTCCTGCTGACGAAACAGTGGCTGTAGAAAAGTAA
- a CDS encoding TolC family protein yields the protein MKKILLFFLLLSSLSLLAQETLSIDEALNRVGNDKGSYEFKKFQNSQEGTNIKIKDNKLGDFNGVTLSSGYNIYENNFDNRARKFDRTFQNKATYGPFFVNYNYVQSDRSYVSFGIEKNLKDIFYSKYNSNLKINNLQSKLNQINYNKNIQAKKINLVSLYQDILNTKNELEYRKKAYEHYRVDLEKFKKSYELGASPKINLESAELEAEDSKLQIDILETKLKSLYDIGKTDYNIDFENYKLLDFIENNESIDSILNSYMKDEVEELRLSLSIAEERKSYSNYDRYMPDLYLGYERVDRNLRGDRYYRDQDLFTIRFSKKLFSTDSDYKLNELEVENLKNDLNEKIRLVNAEKIKLKSEYNELLKLASIGDKKSSVAYKKYQIKEKEYELNKSSYLDVIDEYNKYLSQEIETKKAKNTLNAFVYKIKIKR from the coding sequence ATGAAAAAAATATTATTATTTTTTCTATTATTATCAAGTCTTAGTCTTTTAGCTCAAGAAACATTGTCAATAGATGAGGCTTTGAATAGGGTTGGAAATGATAAAGGAAGTTATGAGTTTAAAAAATTTCAAAACTCCCAAGAGGGAACAAATATTAAAATCAAAGACAACAAATTAGGAGATTTTAATGGAGTAACTTTATCAAGTGGATATAACATTTATGAAAATAATTTTGATAACAGAGCTAGAAAATTTGATAGAACATTTCAAAATAAGGCTACTTATGGACCTTTTTTTGTGAATTATAATTATGTTCAAAGTGACAGGTCTTATGTTAGCTTTGGAATTGAAAAAAATTTAAAAGATATTTTTTATTCAAAGTATAACAGTAATTTAAAAATAAATAACTTACAATCAAAATTAAATCAAATTAATTATAACAAAAATATTCAGGCAAAAAAAATCAATTTAGTAAGTTTATATCAAGATATATTAAATACTAAAAATGAATTAGAATATAGAAAAAAAGCTTATGAACATTATAGAGTTGATTTAGAAAAATTTAAAAAATCTTATGAGTTGGGGGCTAGTCCAAAAATAAATTTGGAAAGTGCAGAGTTAGAAGCTGAGGATTCTAAATTACAAATTGATATTTTAGAGACAAAATTAAAAAGTCTTTATGATATTGGAAAAACTGATTATAATATAGATTTTGAAAACTATAAATTACTTGATTTTATTGAAAATAATGAAAGTATTGATTCTATTTTAAATAGTTATATGAAAGATGAAGTTGAAGAACTTAGACTAAGTTTATCAATTGCAGAAGAAAGAAAAAGTTATAGTAACTATGATAGGTATATGCCAGATTTATATTTAGGTTATGAAAGAGTTGATAGAAATTTAAGAGGAGATAGATATTATAGAGACCAAGACTTATTTACTATTAGATTTTCAAAAAAATTATTTTCAACAGATTCTGATTATAAATTAAATGAATTAGAAGTTGAAAATTTAAAAAATGATTTAAATGAAAAAATAAGACTTGTAAATGCCGAAAAAATTAAGTTGAAATCTGAATATAATGAATTATTAAAATTAGCATCTATTGGAGATAAAAAATCTAGTGTTGCCTATAAAAAATATCAAATCAAAGAAAAAGAATATGAGCTTAATAAATCAAGTTATTTAGATGTTATAGATGAATATAATAAATATTTATCTCAAGAAATTGAAACTAAAAAAGCTAAAAATACTTTAAATGCTTTTGTTTATAAAATAAAAATTAAAAGATAA
- a CDS encoding WYL domain-containing protein encodes MSKKIKVTLPQNIYEIIKNDIDDFNITSNNFMNYIFLNLNEKYKNFKGNPTIAGQSKEKSSIQFNLNKASNLIYYDVLRENNAQNESEFMRSLLIRYATNPKNKRELFIFKESVERLNLAIKDKKNVYITFNDNRKVKVSPYHIGSSDLEIANYIFCYDYSEEKYKNYKLNYLKQVYTTSEIGKWEDEDYINDIIKNFDPFLSKGQIIKIRLSENGKKLLQTIKINRPKLIDSKGDIFEFEASEEQIKRYFTYFFDDATVIEPIELKEWFIEKYENALKNLKNN; translated from the coding sequence TTGAGTAAAAAAATAAAAGTTACTTTACCTCAAAATATATATGAAATAATAAAGAATGATATAGATGATTTCAATATAACAAGTAACAATTTTATGAACTATATTTTCCTTAATTTGAATGAAAAATATAAAAATTTTAAAGGAAATCCTACTATTGCTGGACAAAGTAAAGAAAAATCCAGTATACAATTTAATTTAAATAAAGCAAGTAATCTTATTTATTATGATGTTTTAAGGGAAAATAATGCACAGAATGAATCTGAATTTATGAGAAGTTTACTTATCAGATACGCTACCAATCCTAAGAACAAAAGGGAGCTTTTTATTTTTAAAGAATCTGTTGAGAGATTAAATCTAGCTATAAAAGATAAAAAGAATGTATATATTACTTTTAATGATAATAGAAAAGTTAAGGTAAGTCCTTATCACATAGGAAGCTCTGATTTAGAAATTGCAAACTATATTTTTTGTTATGATTACTCAGAGGAAAAATATAAGAATTATAAACTAAATTATTTAAAACAGGTATATACAACCTCGGAAATTGGAAAATGGGAAGATGAAGATTATATAAATGATATTATTAAAAATTTTGATCCATTTTTATCAAAAGGACAGATTATAAAAATAAGACTTAGTGAAAATGGAAAAAAACTTTTACAAACTATAAAAATCAATAGACCTAAACTTATAGATTCAAAAGGTGATATATTTGAATTTGAAGCTTCAGAAGAACAAATTAAAAGATATTTTACATATTTTTTTGATGATGCAACTGTTATAGAGCCTATTGAATTAAAAGAATGGTTTATAGAAAAATATGAAAATGCTTTAAAAAATTTAAAAAATAATTAG
- a CDS encoding ABC transporter ATP-binding protein translates to MIITVDKINKTYRNGSLELQVLKNISFKVDKGEFLAIMGSSGSGKSTMMNILGCLDNQYEGRYILDGIDISKSTENELSEIRNKKIGFIFQSFNLLPRLTALENVELPLVYSSVPKEERHKRANELLEMVGLKDRTHHRPNELSGGQRQRVAIARALVNNPSIILADEPTGNLDSKSEEEIIEILQKLNKMGKTIVIVTHEPSIGEIAQRKIVFKDGEII, encoded by the coding sequence ATGATAATAACAGTAGATAAAATAAATAAGACTTATAGAAATGGCTCATTAGAATTGCAAGTACTAAAAAATATCTCTTTTAAAGTAGATAAAGGAGAATTTCTAGCTATAATGGGGAGTAGTGGTAGTGGAAAGTCAACAATGATGAATATTTTAGGTTGCCTTGATAATCAATATGAAGGAAGATATATTCTTGATGGAATAGATATATCTAAATCAACTGAAAATGAATTAAGTGAGATTAGAAATAAAAAAATTGGTTTTATATTTCAATCATTTAATCTTTTACCAAGACTTACTGCACTTGAAAATGTTGAACTCCCTCTTGTATATTCATCAGTGCCAAAAGAAGAAAGACATAAAAGAGCTAATGAGCTTTTAGAAATGGTTGGTTTAAAAGATAGAACTCATCACAGACCTAATGAACTTTCAGGAGGACAAAGACAAAGAGTTGCTATTGCAAGAGCTTTAGTAAATAATCCTAGTATTATTCTTGCTGATGAACCTACTGGAAACTTAGATAGTAAATCAGAAGAAGAAATAATTGAGATTTTACAAAAATTAAATAAAATGGGGAAAACTATTGTTATAGTTACACATGAGCCAAGTATTGGAGAAATAGCACAAAGAAAAATCGTATTTAAAGATGGTGAAATAATATGA